A genomic window from Nicotiana sylvestris chromosome 11, ASM39365v2, whole genome shotgun sequence includes:
- the LOC138881633 gene encoding uncharacterized protein encodes MKLNPEKCAFGVASGKFLGFLVSNHGIEVNHAQFKAIEEIPDILSNKKEVQRLTGRIAALGRFISKSSEKCFKFFSTLKKKDHFEWNEECQQALRNLKTYLSNSPLLAKPKAGEKLLLYLVVSEVAVSVVLVREEQAREARMHQYLENVRELVKQFQDWKIRQIPRDENLEADALANLASAADVANDANASVIHSVLDPDANQAESTNKVIINNLKKRLEESKGNWPEVLPGVLWAYRTTAKTSTGETPFSLVYGAEALIPVDIGEPSTRFTQATQESNDEEMRVNLDLLEGQREDALIRMAAQKQVIK; translated from the exons atgaagttaaatcccgaaaaatgtgcatttggcgttgcatcaggcaagtttttgggttttcttgtttctaaccatggAATTGAAGTAAATCATGCACAGTttaaagccattgaagaaatccctgacatactttcaaacaagaaagaagttcaaagattaacagggagaattgcggccttgggaagattcatctctaaatcatcagagaagtgttttaaattcttctcaacTCTTAAAAAgaaggatcattttgaatggaatgaggaatgtcaacaagcacttaggaatttgaaaacgtacttatcaaattcGCCtctgttggcaaaaccaaaggctggggaaaagcTACTCCTATACCTTGTTGTTTCGGAGGTGGCGGTAAGTGTTGTTCTggtccgagaagagcaag ccagggaagcaaggatgcatcAGTATTTAGAAAATGTACGGGAATTGGTAAAACAATTTCAAGATTGGAAGATTAGACAAATACCCAGGGACGAAAATCTTGAagcagacgccctagctaatctcgcatctgcggctGACGTGGCAAACGATGCAAATGCCTCAGTGATACATTCAGTTCTTGATCCTGATGCGAATCAG gcagaatcaacgaacaaagtcattatcaacaacttaaaGAAACGgctagaggaatcaaaaggaaacTGGCCTGAAGTattacctggagttttatgggcttatcgcacaactgcaaaaacaagtacaggtgAAACaccgttttcattggtttatggagctgaggctttaattccagttgatataggggaaccaagtacacggTTCACACAAGCGACACAAGAGTCTAATGAtgaggagatgcgggtcaatctAGATTTACTCGAGGGGCAGAGAGAAGATgctttaataagaatggcagcacagaaGCAAGTCATAAAAtga